The nucleotide window CAGGCTTACGAGCTTCGGCGATCGAAAATTTATGACCCGAGTGGCATGATTTGCATCCGCCTACGCTACCGTCCGGATAAACCGTACCGATGCCGTAAACGGGCCAGGTCTCTTTGGTAGGCTTGTTATGCTCATCCATTTTAACGACGCTACCGTGGCATTGAGAGCAGCCGGTAATATCAGGCGCGTGTGTAAGATCAGGGATATCACGTCCTTCATAGTGATACATTAGATCAACCATTCCTTTGTTGGCTTGCATCTGCATAGCACCTCTTGCGTGACCGCTGTTTTCAAACTCTTTAACCTCGTTGCTGTGGCATTTGGCACAGGTTTTTGGGCTAACTAGCACCGAAATATGATTGTCTGTGTCTTTCGGATGCGGCTCTTTAGCTGCCATAGGGCTATCTGCTGGCTGCGAGTGGCAGTCGGTACAGCTAACGCCTACGTGAGCGTGGCGGCTCATCTTCCAATCCGCAACGACGCCCGGAGTTTTTTCGGCATGGCACTCTACGCAGCGTCTAGCTAGCGGCGTAAGCTGCCTATTTACCTTTAAATTCTTCGTAAGACTAACGTTTACAGAATTGCTTACGTTCGCGTCCGACGCGGACATATTCGCATGCTGCGCGGGCATTTCTGCGAATGCAAACGATGCGATACAGGCTATTACAATAGCGACTTTTTTTAGCATTGCTTCTCCTTTACTTGGTTTTGTTATTTTCTCGGTTGTATTTATCCCAATATTTGGTAATCTCTATACCCATATTTTTGTGGCCGACGTTTTCGTGGCACTGCACGCAGGTTTTGCCGGTAGTGCCCGCGAAATAATCCCTATGCGCGAGCCAGGCTTTATTTACTTGATTATTCTGCTCTTTTAAATTTCGGTGGCAGCTCAGGCAGCCGCTTTCATAAACGAAATGATTTCGCTCCTTGCGTTTTTCTTGCCAATCGATCTTATCTGCGTCGGTAAAGACCGTCTTGTAGACATCATTTGCGGAGGTTAGAGCTTTAGTCCAAAGATACATAAAGGTATTTTCATGAGAAACGTGACAGGCGACGCAATCGGCCTTGAAGCCTTGCGGGTTATTGCCGCCGTGAACATCGTTGTGAAATGCGTTTGCCATCGGTTGCATCGTATGACAGGATACGCAGAATTTATCGGTGCCCGTAAGGTGAACCATCTCCGCAATCCCAAGAGAAAGTATCATTCCTATAAGCACACAAGCGCCCACGAGCAGCACAAGAGTTTTCTTTTTCATAGGTTTCCTTGATTTTAAAATTTCTTCGCAAAATTTTTAGTATTTGATAATTCGGAAAGCGGTATTTTATTATAAAAAGATTAAAAGCCGCTTATTTTCTAGCCTTTTGTTAAAATTTATTAAATGAAGATAAAATTTTAAACTAAGTTTTTAGTTTAACGGAATATAATCCATTAAAATTTCAATACAAGGAGAGATCATGAAAACGATCCAAGCGGCTGAGATTACAAAAGTGGTCAGCGAGCTTTGTAAAAAAGCCTGTTATAAAGTCACGCCAGATATGCGCGCAGCATTTGAAAAAGCGCGCGAGAACGAGACTTCGCCTATCGGCAAAGATATCTTAGGCAAGCTCTTGCAAAATGCCGATTTGGCGGCAAAAGAGGTCGCGCCGATCTGCCAAGATACCGGTATGACGGTGGTTTTTGTCGAACTCGGTCAGGATGTGCATATCGAGGGTGGATATCTGGAGGATGCTATCAACGCAGGCGTTGCGGACGGCTACGTAGGCGGTTACCTGCGCAAATCCGTGGTCGCAGAGCCGCTTTTTGAGCGCAAAAACACCACAAACAATACTCCCGCGGTCATCAATACCCGCATCATCCCCGGCGACAAGCTTAAGATCAAAGTGGCCCCAAAGGGCTTTGGCAGCGAAAACAAATCGGTGCTAAAAATGCTCGTTCCCGCAGACGGCATCGAGGGGGTAAAAAAAGTATTTTTAGAGGCGGTCAAATACGCTGGTCCTAACGCTTGCCCTCCTATGGTTGTAGGCGTCGGTATCGGTGGCACGATGGATAAGGCGGCGCTTTTGGCCAAGCAAGCCGCGGTTCGCTCGATCGACAGCAGAAATCCCGACGAGCGCTACGCCAAGCTAGAGGATGAGCTACTGGAGATGGCGCGCGCTACGGGCGTCGGTCCGCAGGGTTTGGGCGGCATAAATACCGCCGTTAAGGTAAATGTAGAGTGGTATCCGACCCACATAGCGGGGCTTCCGGTCGCCGTTAATATCAACTGCCACGCGGCTCGCCATGCCGATGCTGAACTATAAGGAGGAAATCATGTCAGAAGTTAAAAGAATTACCGCACCTTTCGATAAAAGCGTAGTAAAAAGCCTAAAGGCGGGCGATAACGTCCTAATTAGCGGCACCATCATCGCAGCTCGCGATGCCGCGCACAAGGCTCTAACCGAAACCCTCGCTCGCGGCGAGAAGCTACCCGTAAACTTAGCCGGCGAGACGATATATTACCTGGGACCAACCCCCGCCAAACCCGGTCAGGCAATCGGCGCCGCAGGACCTACGACTAGCGGACGCATGGATAAATACACTCCGACGATGATAAACGAAGTAGGCATCAACGGCATGATCGGCAAGGGCTACCGCAGCGACGCCGTCGTAGAGGCGATGAAAAAATCGGGCTGCGTCTATATGGTCGCTATCGGCGGCGCGGGCGCGCTGATTAGCCAAAGCATCAAAAAATACGAAGTGCTAGCCTATCCAGAGCTAGGACCTGAGGCGGTCGCGAGACTTACGGTCGAGGACTTCCCTGCTATCGTAGCGATCGATAGCGAGGGTAACAACTTCTACGAAGTCGGACAGGCGCCTTATAGAAAAATTTAAATTTTGCTAGCGGCGTCCGCGCAGTGCTTTTGTGGCGCGGGCGTTCGTAAATTTATCGGCGTCCGCTCGGGCGCCCTAAATTTCGCAGCATAATCTGCGGCGTTTGTTTCGCGAAATTTTACGCTGTCGCGCAGTGAAATTTTATAGCGAATTTAAAGCGCGCCCGTAAAATTTTATCTCTCTTATGGCACGGAATTTTTAAAATTTCGTGCCGCTTAAACTTCTACCAAGATTCCGCCTTCGCTACATTTAGACGATCCGACGCTAAAATTTAACCGTAAATTTACGCAAGTCTAAATTTTAAAATTTCGTCGCCGTTCGTAAGCAAATTTAAAGCCCGCAGGCGTCATAATCCATCTTAAATTTAAAAAGGAGCAAAATGAGCGCGAGCGAGCTGGAGCAGATCAGACTGGGGCTTTTGTATAAGGCGAAAAGAAATATGATCTTAACGGCAGCGTGCATGCTATTTTACGGCGCGTTTTTGTTATACAAGCTACGCGACGAAGAAGGTATGGCGACTTTGGTGTCGTCTATCGGATTATTCGGGCCTGTTCTTATCGTAGGCGTTTTGTGCGATGAAAGCTCTATAAAAGCTAAGATAATCTGTGCTGTCTACGTTTTTATAATGTGCCTATTTTGGATCGGTTTACAAAGCCACCCAACGACTTCCAAATATATCTCATTCGCAGCCATGACTTTAGTCTTGGCCGCTTCGAGTTTTTTTGTATTATTTAGAGTGCTTAAACGAGCTTATTCGATAAAATTTCGGCGCGCTTTTAAAGAGCATTATCTAAGGCCTTATTTTAAAGCGTTCGGCTATCGATACGATATTGAAGGCAGTATCGATCCCGCCAAACTCAAGCTCTCTGAGCTTTTTTCGCGACTAGACGAATTCTTAGACGGCAACGACAGGGTTTTGGGCGTTTATGACGGCGTGAGTTTTGCCTTTTGCGATGTGAAATTGTTTAATAGAATTTTGAAAAGCGAAATCCTCGGTACCTTTTTCTACGCGGAATTTAACAAACGCATAAGTGCCAAAACCCTGATTTTTCCCGCTCGCACCGGCGCGCCGAACACCCTCGGGCTAAAAAAGATCGATATGGACGATGCGGAGTTTAATGCCGCCTTCGCCGTGTATTGCGAGGACGCGACGAGCGCGATGTACATTCTAACGCCAGCCTTTATGCGCAGGCTCTTGCGCTTCGCAGGCGCCGTAGCCGCGCCCGTCAGTCTTAGCTTCGCAGATAGCAAAATTTATATTTTCGTAAATACGGGGCGCGATAATTTCGAGCCGGACATCGACGAAAGCGTGCTGCGCCGCGACCCTGCCGCGCAGCTCAAGCGCGAGCTTTCGCATTTTTTAGCGATCGTAAAAAACTTAAAACTAAACGAAAGAATTTGGAGCTAGCGGGCGGCTCGCCGCAGCTTTGCATGTCACAGCCTCGCGCACTATAATATAACTTCACACGCCGCGCCGCGGCTTCCACATGCTACAGCTCTGTGCGCCTTAAAATTTGAAATTTTAAAATTTCGCTTTTTGATTTCGTACTTTGAAATTTTAAGGCGCGTAAAATCCCGCGCGTTTTGAAATTTAAAATTTTAATCCACACTACGGAATTTCGCAGCGTAAAATTTAAAATTCTGAAAATAAAATTCCGCGCCTTGAAATTCTACGCTTTAAAATTTTGTAGCCAAAATTTTAAAAGATTAAAATTTGAAATTTGCCGCACCTTGAAATTTATAACCTCAAAGTCTTTAAATTTAACGCAACCGCCAAGCGTAGCAGCACCTATCAAAGCCCCTGCGCGCTAGAGGGCGCGACTAACTCCTCTATAATTTTACTGGGCTCGCAATGAGTTATTTTGCTCTCTATCGTAAATTTTTCGCCGTCAAATTTAAAATATCGATATTCATCGACGAGCTCGCCGTCAGGGTATTTGTCGCTAGATTTTACCTTAAGAGCGCCCAGTATGCCGTTTTCAAAGGTCAAAAACGTCCTTTTAGCGTATTTATTCTTTATCTCATCGCTGCCATCTAAATATGAGAAGAAGTCATATCTTATGCTAAACACGGCGGAATCGCCAGATGGCGTTAAAGAGTTCATCTTAGAGCAGTCGCAATCCCCGCCGCATAAGCTGACGTAATGAAATATATTCGCCGTTTTTATACCTGTTTCATTTACTTCTACTGCCTTAAGTTCGTCACTTGCGACTCTGTTAGAGCCCTTTGATACTCCGTAAACTAGATATAAATTTTCTTTAACTTTAAAAACTTTTATCACTTGCTCGCTGCCCCATGCGGTATCAAACGCCCACTCGCCGCAGTCGCAATCCCGCCCGCCGCCAAGGACGCATTCTTGCAGATGCTGTGTATTTTTGCCGGTAAAATCCATAATGAAATTTCGCTCGCCGTTTACGTATTGATACGCTACGTAGTTCGCGCCCATCGTGCCGCCAGTGCTGATATTTACCGAATATGCCCGAAACTTGCCGTCCTGCGAGATCGCCATATTCGGTGCGAACCTCAAGGATTTTAAAATTTGTGGAGCGCTCTCGCCCGCGCTTTGCAAAAACTCCATAAACGCAGCCCTTAGCCTAACGATGCTCTCGCAGGGCGTCCCATCGGGGCGATGCCTGGCTTCATCGATTTCTTTCAGCGCCGCGTCTAAATTTGCCGTTAAAATTTCTAGGTTTTGATCCTTTTGAGCGCTGTTTGCACCTCCCGCCAAAGCGGGCGTCACCTCAGCGAATACGAAGTTTAATAAGCATAAAAACGAAATTAAAATTTTCAAGCCGCGTCCTTTAAATCTTTGATTTTCGCTAGATTATAGCGCAAATTTACGCCGCGCGAGATTTGGATTTAGAATTTACGCCGCTAAATTTAAAATCCAAATCCGCTCGCTGCAGAATTCTGCGAAACTGCGGAATTTGAAATTTCGTGAAGTTATAGAATTTTGCGAGGCTACCGTTTGAAATTCGCCTTTCAAAGCATAAGGCTAAGCAGCAGCAAAAATCCGATGAAGCTTAGGGTGTTGCCGAAGGAGCCGCCGATGTGATCGCCGAGCCACGTCAGCACGAGCGCACCGCCTAGACGCAGACCTATTTGTAGCGCCACGCTCGCGATAAAATCTATCACGCGCCGAAGCCCGCTACGCGTATCGCCGAGCTCGCTACCACGGCTTTGGTTCCACAGTCCGCTTACGCGGTAGTCCTTGTAGCGGGCGCGGAGAATATCGCCGTTTTGCAGCTCGAAGCTCTGCGAAGCGTCCTTCGCCTTGGCGGGTGCCGCGGCTTCGGCAGAGCTGGCGGAATTTATAGAATTTGCTGCGTTAGTAGAATTTACAGAGCTTGCGGAATTCGCTGATTTCGCAAAATTCTTAATACTCGTAGAATTTACGGAATTTTCTGCGTCTAAATTCTTAAATTTCATGCAATTTTCGCCGTCCGCAAGCTCCGCTAAATTTTGATCCGCACGTAGCGCGCCGGAGACGATACGCCGCTTGCTATCGCCCGATAAATATAGCCCGTCCAGCGCGAAGCCATAATAATAAACGTCGCCGCTTTGCAGCACGCGCACGCCGCTAGCATAGCCCTCTGCTTCGCCGCTTCGCTTGGGCTCTTTGGAGTGCGGAAGCGCTGCGAATATGCGTCCAAACTTCGCGGCGCGCCAGTCTCTTCGCATAAACTTGAAGCTGCAATACGCAAAAGGCGCGAGGACGGGCAGGGCTATCGCCACCGCAGGATCGTTCTTTTCAAAAATAAAGATTATGCAGTAGATACTCATCGCAGCTAGCGCTACGCCGAAAGCTGCGAATATCGCGGCGAGTGCCGTGCTGCCGGCGTCCTTCCAGCGCTGCGCGCCCAGGCTTAGATTAACAAAATCTATCGGAAGGGCGGAAGCGGCGGGGTTTGCCAAAGCGTCGCCACAGCTCTCGCGAGTAGAATTTAAAGAGAGGGGGCCGCTTAAATCTTTGCAATTCAAACTCGAAGTATAAAATTCCGTATTAGCGTTCGCCTGCTCGTTAAAGCCTTCGCGGATCAGGCTCAAAGCGGCGGAATTTATACCGCTGCGATCTTTGCCCACTAAATCAAATACCGCAGAATTTTGGCGTGCACTTGCCTCGGTATTGCTATGTGCGTCGCAGTCTAAATTTGCGGCAGTGGAATTTTTGCTATTTGGAGTTTCGTAACTAGAGCGTGGCGCGGAATTTTCGCCGCTTAAATCGGCGCCACTTAAAGCGCTTCGGCTGGAATTTAACCCCCTCAAAGCTTCGTGGTCGGAATTTGAGCTTGAAGCCTCGTATATCACCGCCAGCTCGTCGCCCTCGCGTATCGGAAGATAAAGTCCGTCGCGCTTTAAGTCCAAATTCCCCGCAAAGCGCAAGCCCTCCAGCGTAAAGCTAAATTTCGCTATGTCTGCAGCCGCGGGCTGTAGCTTCAAATCC belongs to uncultured Campylobacter sp. and includes:
- a CDS encoding DUF3137 domain-containing protein; its protein translation is MSASELEQIRLGLLYKAKRNMILTAACMLFYGAFLLYKLRDEEGMATLVSSIGLFGPVLIVGVLCDESSIKAKIICAVYVFIMCLFWIGLQSHPTTSKYISFAAMTLVLAASSFFVLFRVLKRAYSIKFRRAFKEHYLRPYFKAFGYRYDIEGSIDPAKLKLSELFSRLDEFLDGNDRVLGVYDGVSFAFCDVKLFNRILKSEILGTFFYAEFNKRISAKTLIFPARTGAPNTLGLKKIDMDDAEFNAAFAVYCEDATSAMYILTPAFMRRLLRFAGAVAAPVSLSFADSKIYIFVNTGRDNFEPDIDESVLRRDPAAQLKRELSHFLAIVKNLKLNERIWS
- a CDS encoding NapC/NirT family cytochrome c → MKKKTLVLLVGACVLIGMILSLGIAEMVHLTGTDKFCVSCHTMQPMANAFHNDVHGGNNPQGFKADCVACHVSHENTFMYLWTKALTSANDVYKTVFTDADKIDWQEKRKERNHFVYESGCLSCHRNLKEQNNQVNKAWLAHRDYFAGTTGKTCVQCHENVGHKNMGIEITKYWDKYNRENNKTK
- a CDS encoding Fe-S-containing hydro-lyase; protein product: MSEVKRITAPFDKSVVKSLKAGDNVLISGTIIAARDAAHKALTETLARGEKLPVNLAGETIYYLGPTPAKPGQAIGAAGPTTSGRMDKYTPTMINEVGINGMIGKGYRSDAVVEAMKKSGCVYMVAIGGAGALISQSIKKYEVLAYPELGPEAVARLTVEDFPAIVAIDSEGNNFYEVGQAPYRKI
- a CDS encoding fumarate hydratase; translated protein: MKTIQAAEITKVVSELCKKACYKVTPDMRAAFEKARENETSPIGKDILGKLLQNADLAAKEVAPICQDTGMTVVFVELGQDVHIEGGYLEDAINAGVADGYVGGYLRKSVVAEPLFERKNTTNNTPAVINTRIIPGDKLKIKVAPKGFGSENKSVLKMLVPADGIEGVKKVFLEAVKYAGPNACPPMVVGVGIGGTMDKAALLAKQAAVRSIDSRNPDERYAKLEDELLEMARATGVGPQGLGGINTAVKVNVEWYPTHIAGLPVAVNINCHAARHADAEL